In Candidatus Contubernalis alkalaceticus, the following proteins share a genomic window:
- the rplQ gene encoding 50S ribosomal protein L17, translating to MAYRKFGRSSNQRRAMLRNMVTSLILAERIETTEAKAKTVRRIADKMITLGKRGDLHAQRQALSYMLDEDAVYKLFHDIAPKYEDRQGGYTRVLKKGPRRGDSAPMAILELV from the coding sequence ATGGCTTACAGGAAATTTGGCCGCAGCAGCAATCAGCGGAGGGCAATGCTTAGAAATATGGTTACCTCCTTGATACTTGCGGAAAGAATTGAAACTACAGAGGCCAAGGCAAAAACTGTTAGAAGAATTGCTGATAAGATGATTACCCTGGGCAAGAGGGGCGATCTGCATGCTCAGCGCCAGGCTTTAAGCTATATGCTGGACGAAGATGCCGTATATAAATTGTTTCACGATATTGCGCCCAAATATGAGGACCGTCAGGGTGGCTACACCAGAGTGTTAAAAAAAGGGCCCCGCAGGGGAGATTCTGCCCCTATGGCCATCCTTGAATTGGTGTAA
- a CDS encoding energy-coupling factor transporter ATPase, with amino-acid sequence MLIQVKDLTHIYMSGSPYEHWALNKVNLEVCQGDFLGLIGRTGSGKTTLVQHLNGLLKPTEGTVLFKGRDLYGEQEVDWREIRQKVGLVFQYPEEQLFGETVFEDVAFGPRKMGLKEEEVERRVEKALKMVNLDFKEFSGRSPFNLSRGEMRRAAMAGVLSMEPEILVMDEPSSGLDPRGRKMLLEQVKQFHRQAGITVIFVSHNMEEVAQLANRLVVMEKGQIVMDGSPAEVFREAEKLMSIGLGIPQVTRLMLELKNKGKGVRTEVFSVEEARREIVTEFLEKQGEKP; translated from the coding sequence ATGCTCATCCAGGTAAAGGATTTGACCCATATTTATATGTCCGGAAGCCCTTATGAGCATTGGGCTCTGAATAAAGTAAACCTGGAGGTCTGCCAGGGGGATTTTTTAGGCCTGATCGGCCGCACCGGTTCAGGAAAAACTACATTGGTGCAGCACCTGAACGGACTTTTGAAACCTACGGAGGGAACTGTACTGTTTAAGGGCAGGGATCTTTATGGGGAGCAGGAAGTAGACTGGAGAGAAATTAGACAGAAGGTTGGATTGGTATTTCAGTATCCTGAAGAACAGCTCTTCGGCGAGACGGTGTTTGAAGATGTGGCCTTCGGCCCCAGGAAAATGGGCTTGAAGGAGGAAGAAGTGGAACGAAGGGTAGAAAAAGCACTGAAGATGGTTAACCTTGATTTTAAGGAGTTTAGCGGACGTTCTCCCTTTAACCTCAGCCGGGGTGAAATGAGGAGAGCTGCCATGGCAGGAGTATTGTCCATGGAGCCGGAAATCCTGGTCATGGATGAGCCTTCCTCCGGGCTTGATCCCCGGGGCAGGAAAATGCTTCTGGAGCAGGTGAAACAATTCCACCGACAAGCTGGCATAACGGTGATTTTTGTTTCCCATAACATGGAAGAGGTAGCCCAGTTGGCCAATCGACTGGTGGTTATGGAGAAGGGTCAAATTGTAATGGATGGAAGCCCCGCGGAGGTTTTTAGAGAAGCAGAAAAATTAATGTCAATAGGGCTAGGGATACCTCAGGTCACCCGACTGATGCTGGAGCTAAAAAATAAAGGCAAAGGAGTCAGGACTGAGGTTTTTAGTGTAGAGGAAGCCAGGAGAGAAATAGTAACGGAGTTTCTGGAAAAGCAGGGTGAAAAACCATGA
- a CDS encoding energy-coupling factor transporter ATPase, which yields MQEIIQFQGVSYIYNQGREDEVLALEDVTLKVEEGEFLVVLGHNGSGKSTLARLINALLIPSRGRVIVDNLSTDNPQSLWKIRQNAGMVFQNPDNQIVGTTVEDDVAFGPENLGLPSKIIRERVDEALKRVGIPELAKRPPHFLSGGQKQKVAIAAVISMRPRCLVLDEPTALLDPEGRLEVLQTVKELNENENISVVYITHFMEEAVTADRIVVMEQGRIVMEGSPRKIFPQVEKLRELGLDVPQVTELALLLRKEQGFHELPEDILETEELVNYLCSSR from the coding sequence TTGCAGGAAATAATCCAGTTTCAAGGGGTTAGTTATATCTATAATCAAGGCAGGGAAGATGAGGTTTTAGCCCTGGAGGATGTCACCTTAAAAGTTGAAGAAGGGGAGTTTTTGGTGGTGTTGGGACATAATGGTTCTGGAAAGTCCACACTGGCCAGACTAATAAATGCCCTTCTAATCCCCTCCAGGGGCAGAGTAATAGTGGACAACTTGTCCACGGATAATCCCCAAAGCCTTTGGAAGATCAGACAAAATGCAGGGATGGTATTTCAAAATCCAGACAATCAAATTGTAGGCACCACGGTGGAGGATGATGTGGCATTCGGTCCGGAAAACTTAGGGCTTCCTTCAAAAATTATTAGGGAACGGGTAGATGAAGCCCTAAAAAGAGTAGGAATTCCAGAGCTAGCAAAACGGCCTCCTCATTTTCTGTCTGGGGGACAAAAACAAAAGGTGGCTATTGCCGCAGTAATCTCTATGCGCCCTCGGTGTTTAGTTTTAGATGAGCCTACGGCACTGCTGGATCCAGAGGGCCGACTGGAAGTGCTTCAGACGGTAAAGGAATTGAATGAGAATGAAAATATTTCCGTGGTTTATATCACGCACTTCATGGAAGAGGCCGTGACTGCTGACCGTATTGTGGTTATGGAGCAGGGAAGAATTGTCATGGAGGGGTCTCCCAGAAAAATTTTTCCCCAGGTAGAAAAATTAAGGGAACTGGGTTTAGATGTCCCCCAGGTAACCGAATTGGCACTTCTCTTACGAAAGGAACAGGGATTTCATGAACTGCCGGAAGATATTTTAGAAACTGAGGAACTGGTGAACTATTTATGCTCATCCAGGTAA